The following coding sequences lie in one Isoptericola variabilis 225 genomic window:
- a CDS encoding beta-galactosidase produces MRRRTSPESFDPSVVRPWNARIEGLGFGGDYNPEQWPQEVRLEDIELMREAGVNLLSVAIFSWATIEPREGELEWGWLDETMDRLHDAGIQVALATATASPPPWLTRKHPEILPRLADGTVLHQGGRQSYAVTHPVHREYALRMAARMAERYSEHPALALWHVDNEIGCHVPRDYSDAAAAAFREWLRARYGTVENLNEAWGTAFWSQRYGSFDDVLPPLVAPTFANPTQQLDFDRFSSDALLDYYRDLRDTLREITPHVPTTTNLMASSHTKGMDYFAWAPELDVVANDHYTVAADPDRHVELAFSADLSRGVAGGDPWILMEHSTSAVNWQPRNRTKLPGELLRNSLQHVARGADSVMFFQWRASRAGAEKYHSGMVPHAGTDTDVWRGVVELGRVLRALGEVRGSRVRSRAAMVVDWPSWWGSELDSHPTQALRYMDQVQAWYRALWRLGVTVDMVPPHGDLTAYDLVVLPTTYLVTDADAANVASAAERGATVAITYFSGIVDEHDHVRLGGYPGAFRELLGVRTEEFYPLQEGETVRVEGKAVGGEASADLWTEKTHVADGTEVVASYDDGALAGWPAVTRRSVGQDGAAWYVATRLDAAGLDALAARLVEESGVGPDVAPPAGVEVVRRWSEDGATSWLFAINHTDADATLGTPEAPVRGTELLTGEAADGALTVPARAVRVVRIG; encoded by the coding sequence ATGCGACGACGCACCTCCCCCGAGTCCTTCGACCCGTCCGTCGTCCGGCCCTGGAACGCCCGCATCGAGGGCCTGGGGTTCGGTGGCGACTACAACCCCGAGCAGTGGCCGCAGGAGGTCCGGCTCGAGGACATCGAGCTCATGCGCGAGGCGGGGGTCAACCTGCTGAGCGTGGCGATCTTCTCGTGGGCGACGATCGAGCCGCGCGAGGGCGAGCTCGAGTGGGGCTGGCTCGACGAGACGATGGACCGCCTGCACGACGCCGGCATCCAGGTCGCGCTCGCCACCGCCACCGCGTCGCCGCCGCCGTGGCTGACGCGCAAGCACCCGGAGATCCTGCCGCGACTCGCCGACGGCACGGTGCTGCACCAGGGCGGCCGCCAGTCGTACGCGGTCACGCACCCCGTCCACCGGGAGTACGCGCTGCGGATGGCCGCGCGCATGGCCGAGCGGTACTCCGAGCACCCGGCGCTCGCGCTGTGGCACGTCGACAACGAGATCGGCTGCCACGTCCCCCGCGACTACTCCGACGCCGCCGCCGCGGCGTTCCGCGAGTGGCTGCGCGCCCGCTACGGCACCGTCGAGAACCTCAACGAGGCGTGGGGCACCGCGTTCTGGTCCCAGCGCTACGGCTCGTTCGACGACGTCCTGCCGCCGCTCGTCGCGCCGACGTTCGCCAACCCGACGCAGCAGCTCGACTTCGACCGCTTCTCGTCCGACGCGCTCCTCGACTACTACCGCGACCTGCGCGACACGCTGCGCGAGATCACGCCGCACGTCCCGACGACGACGAACCTCATGGCGTCGAGCCACACCAAGGGCATGGACTACTTCGCGTGGGCGCCGGAGCTCGACGTCGTCGCCAACGACCACTACACGGTCGCGGCGGACCCGGACCGCCACGTCGAGCTGGCGTTCTCCGCCGACCTCTCGCGCGGCGTCGCGGGCGGCGACCCGTGGATCCTCATGGAGCACTCGACGTCGGCGGTCAACTGGCAGCCGCGCAACCGCACCAAGCTCCCCGGCGAGCTCCTGCGCAACTCGCTGCAGCACGTCGCGCGCGGCGCCGACTCGGTCATGTTCTTCCAGTGGCGGGCCTCCCGGGCGGGCGCCGAGAAGTACCACTCGGGCATGGTCCCGCACGCCGGCACCGACACGGACGTGTGGCGCGGCGTCGTCGAGCTCGGCCGGGTGCTGCGCGCGCTCGGCGAGGTGCGGGGCTCGCGCGTCCGCTCGCGCGCGGCGATGGTCGTCGACTGGCCGTCGTGGTGGGGCTCCGAGCTCGACTCGCACCCGACGCAGGCGCTGCGCTACATGGACCAGGTCCAGGCGTGGTACCGCGCGCTGTGGCGCCTCGGCGTCACGGTCGACATGGTGCCGCCGCACGGCGACCTCACGGCCTACGACCTCGTCGTCCTGCCGACCACGTACCTCGTCACCGACGCCGACGCCGCGAACGTCGCGTCCGCGGCCGAGCGCGGCGCGACCGTCGCGATCACCTACTTCTCCGGGATCGTCGACGAGCACGACCACGTGCGCCTCGGCGGCTACCCGGGCGCCTTCCGCGAGCTGCTCGGCGTGCGCACCGAGGAGTTCTACCCGCTCCAGGAGGGCGAGACCGTCAGGGTCGAGGGCAAGGCGGTCGGCGGCGAGGCCAGCGCCGACCTGTGGACCGAGAAGACGCACGTCGCCGACGGCACCGAGGTCGTGGCCTCGTACGACGACGGCGCGCTCGCCGGGTGGCCCGCGGTCACCCGTCGCTCCGTGGGGCAGGACGGCGCCGCCTGGTACGTCGCGACCCGGCTCGACGCCGCGGGGCTCGACGCGCTCGCGGCCCGCCTGGTCGAGGAGTCCGGCGTCGGGCCCGACGTCGCCCCGCCGGCGGGCGTCGAGGTCGTGCGCCGCTGGTCCGAGGACGGCGCCACCTCGTGGCTGTTCGCCATCAACCACACCGACGCCGACGCGACGCTCGGCACGCCCGAGGCCCCGGTCCGCGGCACCGAGCTCCTCACGGGCGAGGCCGCCGACGGCGCGCTCACCGTCCCGGCGAGGGCCGTCCGCGTCGTCCGGATCGGCTGA
- a CDS encoding PmoA family protein, producing MTTEQQQTAEQDVAVHDDGAALAVRRGDVELFRYVYRPTDVPYESPRPYVHPLRTPGGDVVTAYRPWDHVWHKGIAWSLPHVGPWNFWGGPNYVRERGTYVDLGNDGSMDHERFESVDASRVVEELAWRTPPTADGTPGDVVVRERRTLGVHVPDGEEPAWVLTFRSEMTNVSDGPLDIGSPTTNGRENAGYGGLFWRGPRSFTEGQVILPDDAGHGLLTDGEDARGVHAPWLGFVGRHDGPAPGPEGGSRASTVLMVDGGANPGGEPQWFVRSVPFACLCPAPAFSTELPFGTGRTLTFDYAVVVADGASDGARGAALAALGRRVLDDVLGTQVPSA from the coding sequence ATGACCACCGAGCAGCAGCAGACCGCCGAGCAGGACGTCGCGGTGCACGACGACGGCGCGGCGCTCGCCGTCCGCCGCGGCGACGTCGAGCTGTTCCGCTACGTCTACCGGCCGACCGACGTCCCGTACGAGAGCCCGCGCCCGTACGTGCACCCGCTGCGCACGCCCGGCGGCGACGTCGTCACGGCCTACCGGCCGTGGGACCACGTGTGGCACAAGGGCATCGCCTGGTCCCTGCCCCACGTGGGGCCGTGGAACTTCTGGGGCGGCCCCAACTACGTGCGCGAGCGGGGCACCTACGTCGACCTCGGCAACGACGGGTCCATGGACCACGAGCGGTTCGAGTCCGTCGACGCCTCGCGCGTCGTCGAGGAGCTCGCGTGGCGCACGCCGCCCACGGCGGACGGCACGCCGGGCGACGTCGTCGTGCGCGAGCGCCGGACGCTCGGGGTGCACGTGCCCGACGGCGAGGAGCCGGCCTGGGTGCTGACCTTCCGCTCGGAGATGACCAACGTCTCCGACGGGCCGCTCGACATCGGCAGCCCCACGACCAACGGCCGCGAGAACGCCGGCTACGGGGGCCTGTTCTGGCGCGGGCCGCGCTCGTTCACCGAGGGGCAGGTCATCCTGCCCGACGACGCGGGCCACGGCCTGCTCACGGACGGCGAGGACGCGCGCGGCGTGCACGCCCCGTGGCTCGGGTTCGTCGGCCGGCACGACGGGCCCGCGCCCGGCCCCGAGGGCGGGTCGCGCGCCTCGACGGTGCTCATGGTCGACGGCGGCGCCAACCCGGGCGGGGAGCCGCAGTGGTTCGTGCGGTCCGTGCCGTTCGCGTGCCTGTGCCCGGCGCCGGCGTTCAGCACCGAGCTGCCGTTCGGCACGGGCCGGACGCTGACGTTCGACTACGCCGTCGTCGTGGCCGACGGCGCGTCCGACGGCGCCCGGGGCGCGGCGCTCGCGGCGCTCGGCCGCCGGGTGCTCGACGACGTGCTCGGCACGCAGGTGCCCTCGGCGTGA
- a CDS encoding cupin domain-containing protein: MSTPVFPGGASVSHLRVYDWPADDAPLGSGTPHLHTTSTEAYVTLAGRGRVETLGPEGFAVHELVPGRIVWFTPGVIHRAVNDGDLEVLVVMSNAGLPEAGDAVMTFPADVLDSPERYAEAARLPSPADVGDAEAARAARARRDLALEGYAVLRAAVGRHGPGALEPLHDAAARLVAPRVAGWRRTWEASAAAATEQTAAALAALARGSAATLADGRVASIDAAPGTRRYGMCGRLQTWPLTP; the protein is encoded by the coding sequence GTGAGCACGCCGGTGTTCCCGGGCGGGGCCTCGGTCAGCCACCTGCGGGTCTACGACTGGCCCGCGGACGACGCCCCGCTCGGGTCCGGCACGCCGCACCTGCACACGACGTCGACCGAGGCGTACGTGACGCTCGCCGGGCGGGGCCGGGTCGAGACCCTCGGGCCCGAGGGGTTCGCGGTGCACGAGCTCGTGCCCGGCCGCATCGTGTGGTTCACGCCCGGCGTGATCCACCGCGCGGTCAACGACGGCGACCTCGAGGTGCTCGTCGTCATGTCCAACGCGGGCCTTCCCGAGGCGGGGGACGCCGTGATGACGTTCCCCGCCGACGTGCTCGACAGCCCCGAGCGGTACGCCGAGGCCGCACGGCTGCCGTCGCCCGCCGACGTGGGCGACGCCGAGGCGGCGCGGGCCGCCCGGGCCCGGCGCGACCTCGCGCTCGAGGGCTACGCGGTCCTGCGCGCCGCCGTCGGGCGGCACGGGCCGGGCGCCCTCGAGCCGCTGCACGACGCCGCGGCGCGGCTCGTCGCCCCGCGCGTCGCGGGGTGGCGCCGCACCTGGGAGGCGTCGGCCGCCGCCGCGACCGAGCAGACCGCCGCGGCGCTCGCCGCGCTGGCCCGGGGCTCGGCGGCCACGCTCGCCGACGGCCGCGTCGCGTCGATCGACGCCGCGCCCGGGACGCGCCGCTACGGCATGTGCGGCCGTCTCCAGACCTGGCCGCTCACCCCGTAG